In Sphingomonas sp. G-3-2-10, a single window of DNA contains:
- a CDS encoding MFS transporter → MTLLPSRRWGIVIVLHLICAFCGTISASKGVFFPSLLEEFDLSHAAGATLLSANVAVAGVVSLIGGWLMLRRVRAESFIAVLGAIIGFGFLVAGTAQSYPQLLVAYMLMSGGGISLVVTPFVLSNWFERQRGLAIGIALSGTTTSGVLFNPLLGFAVEHWGWRSGYLALGAAMLLIVPLATVLVVRTRPPEALATGGQTPAQAEGVTLREALATRAYWTVLLGYVLFWASTNAYFLHFIPAVLGMGYGLKEATLIMSVLFLLAAATKLLFGWLSDRADVRIALVASLVLASAALALLFVYLSGGNTIALQLFVPLYGLTYSAPLVLFPVFVAKLFGRRQFTIIDATIMVAGSAIGSLGSVYAGWVYDVTGTYQIAFLTLGVAMAAVGGLIWTLPAQAVARERPQPLTPSIA, encoded by the coding sequence ATGACCCTGTTGCCCAGCCGCCGCTGGGGGATCGTCATCGTCCTCCACCTGATCTGCGCGTTCTGCGGGACGATCAGCGCCTCCAAGGGCGTGTTCTTCCCCTCGCTGCTCGAGGAGTTCGACCTGAGCCACGCGGCGGGCGCGACGCTGCTCAGCGCCAATGTCGCGGTTGCCGGTGTGGTATCGTTGATTGGCGGCTGGCTGATGCTCCGCCGGGTGCGGGCGGAGAGCTTCATCGCGGTACTGGGCGCGATCATCGGCTTCGGCTTCCTCGTCGCCGGAACGGCGCAAAGCTATCCGCAATTGCTGGTCGCCTATATGCTGATGTCGGGTGGGGGGATCAGCCTGGTGGTGACGCCCTTCGTCCTCTCCAACTGGTTCGAGAGGCAGCGTGGCCTCGCCATCGGTATCGCGTTGTCCGGCACCACGACCAGCGGGGTGCTGTTCAATCCCTTGCTGGGCTTCGCGGTCGAGCATTGGGGCTGGCGCAGCGGCTATCTCGCGCTGGGCGCGGCGATGCTGCTGATCGTGCCGCTGGCGACCGTGCTGGTCGTCCGCACGCGGCCGCCCGAAGCGCTCGCCACCGGCGGGCAGACACCGGCGCAGGCAGAGGGCGTGACGCTGCGCGAAGCCCTCGCCACCCGCGCCTATTGGACCGTGCTGCTCGGCTATGTCCTCTTCTGGGCATCGACCAACGCCTATTTCCTCCACTTCATCCCGGCGGTGCTCGGGATGGGTTATGGGCTGAAGGAAGCGACGCTGATCATGAGCGTGCTGTTCCTGCTGGCTGCGGCGACCAAGCTGCTGTTCGGCTGGCTCTCCGATCGCGCCGATGTCCGCATCGCGCTGGTCGCCAGCCTTGTCCTCGCCTCGGCCGCGCTGGCCCTGCTGTTCGTCTATCTCTCCGGCGGCAACACGATCGCGCTCCAGCTGTTCGTGCCGCTTTACGGCCTCACCTATTCGGCGCCTCTGGTGCTGTTCCCGGTGTTCGTGGCGAAGCTGTTCGGCCGGCGGCAGTTCACCATCATCGACGCGACGATCATGGTGGCAGGATCGGCGATCGGGTCGCTCGGCAGCGTCTATGCCGGCTGGGTCTATGACGTGACCGGGACCTATCAGATCGCGTTCCTGACGCTGGGAGTCGCGATGGCGGCGGTCGGCGGGCTGATCTGGACGCTGCCGGCACAGGCCGTCGCACGCGAACGGCCACAACCGCTCACGCCATCCATCGCGTAA
- a CDS encoding fumarylacetoacetate hydrolase family protein yields MRFISFTHQGRASWGRVEGDIVHDHGAIDGAPADLKAAIAAGALAVADAPRLARADVRLLPVIPNPSKILCVGHNYETHRQETGRAKVENPSIFTRFADTLTGADDPILRPAVSTSLDYEAELAVVIGKGGRAIPEAEAMSHIAGYACFNDASVRDWQWHTSQFTPGKNFPGTAPFGPELVTPDEIADLSTVSVRSRLNGTVMQEATVADMIFPIAQIIAYISAFTPLSPGDVIATGTPGGVGAKREPPVWMKRGDTIEVEIGGIGTLTSVIADA; encoded by the coding sequence ATGAGGTTCATCAGCTTCACCCATCAGGGCCGCGCGTCATGGGGCCGCGTCGAGGGCGATATCGTCCATGATCATGGCGCGATCGACGGCGCGCCTGCCGATCTGAAGGCCGCGATCGCCGCCGGTGCGCTGGCCGTGGCGGATGCGCCCAGACTGGCGCGCGCGGACGTCAGGCTGCTGCCGGTGATCCCGAACCCGTCCAAAATCCTCTGCGTGGGCCACAATTACGAGACTCACCGGCAGGAAACCGGCCGCGCAAAGGTCGAAAACCCGTCGATTTTCACGCGGTTCGCCGACACGCTGACCGGCGCGGACGATCCGATCCTCCGCCCCGCCGTCTCGACCAGCCTCGACTATGAGGCCGAACTCGCGGTGGTGATCGGCAAGGGCGGAAGGGCGATTCCCGAAGCCGAAGCCATGTCCCACATCGCCGGCTACGCCTGCTTCAACGACGCCTCGGTGCGAGACTGGCAGTGGCACACCTCCCAATTCACCCCCGGCAAAAACTTCCCGGGCACGGCGCCGTTCGGCCCCGAACTGGTCACCCCCGACGAGATCGCCGATCTTTCCACCGTGTCCGTTCGCTCGCGCCTGAACGGCACGGTGATGCAGGAAGCCACCGTCGCCGACATGATCTTCCCGATCGCGCAGATCATTGCGTACATCTCGGCCTTCACGCCCCTCTCGCCCGGCGACGTGATCGCCACGGGAACCCCCGGCGGCGTCGGCGCCAAGCGCGAACCGCCGGTATGGATGAAGCGGGGCGACACGATCGAAGTCGAGATCGGCGGTATCGGCACGCTTACCAGCGTCATCGCGGATGCTTGA
- a CDS encoding Rieske 2Fe-2S domain-containing protein translates to MTYQQAIEPEYPKPLTHQENEDLARVGPGTVMGEYLRRFWHPVVRAAKLEPNGAPVRIRLLGELFVTYRTKSNRIGFLRERCPHRGASLALAHNSGEGLRCLFHGWKIGVGGKVEQVPTEPPACAAKFAEGVKVRHYPVREAGGLIWAFVGEGIEPPEFPDYEFNSLPEDQIDIRVGLFHCNWVQGMEAVLDSAHLGQLHRSSFKETFFTGGKEVREAQVQRLIEAPAPSFEFDVTPFGFREAAIRDLSDGRKQGNLRMFAAPYYSFLPGSSRQSDDRTICISVPFDDEWAAQYFLTYNTHQPIDQQASKERWRYTDPDPDNFAAGLGDVSNLWGQNRDAMQAGHATGFIGRHSFHEDFIIQESMGPITDRTQDNLGSSDTIIDLTRRTLLKAAYALRDGSTEIWGQKSAGDFDYAGIRGNARVIPANTDWRDIDPFEDVEPVFLATS, encoded by the coding sequence GTGACGTACCAGCAGGCGATCGAACCGGAATATCCCAAGCCTCTGACCCATCAGGAGAATGAGGACCTTGCCCGGGTGGGGCCGGGCACGGTGATGGGCGAATATCTCCGCCGCTTCTGGCACCCTGTGGTGCGCGCGGCGAAGCTGGAGCCCAACGGCGCACCGGTTCGCATTCGCCTGCTGGGCGAGTTGTTCGTCACCTATCGCACCAAGAGCAACAGGATCGGTTTCCTGCGCGAGCGATGCCCGCATCGCGGCGCGAGCCTGGCCCTCGCCCACAATTCGGGCGAGGGGCTGCGCTGCCTGTTCCACGGCTGGAAGATCGGCGTCGGCGGCAAGGTGGAGCAGGTCCCGACCGAGCCGCCCGCCTGCGCCGCGAAGTTCGCCGAGGGCGTGAAGGTGCGCCACTATCCGGTGCGCGAAGCGGGCGGACTGATCTGGGCGTTCGTCGGCGAAGGGATCGAGCCGCCGGAATTCCCCGACTATGAGTTCAACTCGCTGCCCGAGGATCAGATCGATATCCGCGTCGGCCTGTTCCACTGCAACTGGGTGCAGGGGATGGAAGCGGTGCTCGACAGCGCGCATCTGGGCCAGTTGCACCGCAGCTCGTTCAAGGAGACCTTCTTCACCGGCGGCAAGGAGGTGCGCGAGGCGCAGGTGCAGCGGCTGATCGAGGCCCCTGCCCCGTCGTTCGAGTTCGACGTAACGCCGTTCGGTTTTCGCGAAGCCGCGATCCGCGATCTTTCGGACGGGCGGAAGCAGGGCAATCTGCGGATGTTCGCCGCACCCTATTATTCCTTCCTGCCGGGATCGTCGCGGCAGAGCGACGATCGCACCATCTGCATTTCCGTGCCGTTCGACGACGAATGGGCCGCGCAATATTTCCTGACCTACAACACGCATCAGCCGATCGATCAGCAGGCCTCGAAGGAGCGCTGGCGGTACACCGATCCCGACCCGGACAATTTCGCCGCGGGCCTGGGCGACGTCAGCAATCTGTGGGGGCAGAACCGCGATGCGATGCAGGCGGGTCATGCGACGGGCTTTATCGGCCGCCACAGCTTCCACGAGGATTTCATCATCCAGGAATCGATGGGCCCGATTACCGATCGCACCCAGGACAATCTGGGCAGCAGCGACACGATCATCGACCTGACTCGCCGCACCTTGCTGAAGGCCGCCTATGCGCTGCGCGACGGCAGCACCGAAATCTGGGGCCAGAAATCGGCGGGGGATTTCGACTATGCCGGCATCCGTGGCAATGCGCGGGTGATCCCGGCGAATACCGACTGGCGCGACATCGATCCGTTCGAGGATGTCGAACCCGTCTTTCTGGCGACTTCGTAA
- a CDS encoding VOC family protein → MRLRSIELEFPKVREAAGFLIGTWGLAPAEARDGAIYLRGSGDLPYLVGLFEAPAERVRSVTFLCDGDDIAALETRIAGSGRPMRRVVSSDPGGGEGIEVELPEGEVFRFLAGTTLVAPIEGRDLPYKLTHVVLSSTDAELSGDFAEAVLGFKVSDRTKGMVFVRCNPSHHSIAFARAGYSSLNHIAFEMADIDGVMRGIGRMRDAGADPVWGPGRHGPGDNVFAYFIAPFGAVIEFSTATNLVGDDYPTGTPDDWTWPENRIDQWGISNKDVATITAAEKRFRFARDW, encoded by the coding sequence ATCAGGCTCCGCAGCATCGAACTCGAATTCCCGAAGGTCCGCGAGGCGGCCGGCTTTCTCATCGGCACCTGGGGCCTCGCCCCCGCCGAGGCGCGCGATGGCGCGATCTATCTGCGCGGCTCGGGCGACCTACCCTATCTGGTCGGCCTGTTCGAAGCCCCTGCGGAGCGTGTCCGCTCGGTCACCTTCCTGTGCGACGGCGACGATATTGCGGCGCTTGAGACGCGCATCGCCGGGAGCGGTCGGCCGATGCGCCGTGTGGTCAGCAGCGACCCCGGCGGCGGCGAAGGGATCGAAGTCGAGCTGCCCGAAGGCGAGGTCTTCCGCTTCCTCGCCGGAACCACGCTCGTCGCGCCGATCGAGGGCCGCGACCTGCCGTACAAGCTGACCCATGTCGTGCTGAGCTCGACCGATGCCGAACTGTCCGGCGACTTCGCCGAAGCGGTGCTGGGCTTCAAGGTTTCGGACCGGACGAAGGGCATGGTCTTCGTGCGCTGCAACCCGTCGCACCATTCGATCGCCTTCGCTCGCGCGGGCTATTCCTCGCTCAATCATATCGCGTTCGAGATGGCCGATATCGACGGCGTGATGCGCGGGATCGGGCGAATGCGCGACGCGGGCGCCGATCCGGTCTGGGGGCCGGGCCGCCACGGGCCCGGCGACAATGTCTTCGCCTATTTCATCGCTCCGTTCGGCGCGGTGATCGAATTCTCGACCGCCACCAATCTGGTCGGCGACGATTATCCCACCGGCACGCCCGACGACTGGACCTGGCCGGAAAACCGCATCGATCAATGGGGCATTTCGAACAAGGACGTCGCGACGATCACCGCGGCCGAGAAGCGCTTCCGCTTCGCCCGCGACTGGTAG
- a CDS encoding TonB-dependent receptor, translating into MSAPVSVRTRRQRISGAALALPLAIASFAWASPALAADPDPAPAADEQEVEIVVTAERRETSLLKTPLAVSAVTSDTLQSDRIETLADLAGHVPGLNLPNSYANMQSVFIRGIGTTDPGVPAAVGIYVDDVYIPRTFGNALFDLPDIERIEVLRGPQGTLYGQNTSGGAIKIVSRDPGGKLTGSIFAEYGNFNSFRTQAYLAAPIVDGLLSGSIAVTHRQRDGYTFNANTGRWVDSLNTDQVRAKLKLTPAPGFTAVLSADATFDDSDNALGIPLNYGTPDPRRTYANTDTRLNRDGRGLTLHLTGELSPAITLKSITGYRTVKDDPSPWDWDGTPEDRFGWSQTLESRQFSQEFQLLGDHGPLTYTLGAVYQNEKFDFDRFAWRSSAYSEIESHLKVESWGVYGQFNYNITDALRVTAGLRYGKEKQSFTNLSYRNNASGARTSLIYSVSGLTDTQDGLTPKLAVDYTFSPNLMAYASFTRGSKSGGFNRAAGTAQIASIAVSPESVTAYEFGLKGRTANRVLQGSVSAFYNDFKDYQAGITNPTIGGVLINGQVVVNAGAAHTYGIEAEVTFAPVDAVRWSASGAWLETRFDSFANPTGAAASDFTGNRLPLAPRFTLGSRLEVTVPLGIPGDVTATANVDYKSANFLDSANTAATQLKAQAYVDLGLSYRTADKHWTFQLLARNLFDKTEIVGPHFLTPSIGVDVVGYSQPRSVTVSARFAF; encoded by the coding sequence TTGAGCGCACCCGTTTCCGTTCGTACCCGTCGCCAGCGCATCTCCGGCGCGGCTCTCGCGCTGCCGCTGGCAATCGCCTCGTTCGCATGGGCGTCGCCTGCATTGGCCGCCGATCCCGATCCCGCCCCGGCCGCCGACGAGCAGGAAGTCGAGATCGTCGTTACGGCCGAACGTCGCGAAACCAGCCTGCTCAAGACCCCGCTGGCGGTTTCGGCAGTGACTTCGGACACGCTGCAGTCCGACCGGATCGAGACGCTGGCGGATTTGGCCGGGCATGTGCCGGGGCTGAACCTGCCCAATTCGTACGCCAATATGCAGTCGGTCTTCATCCGCGGCATCGGAACCACCGATCCGGGCGTTCCGGCAGCGGTCGGCATCTATGTCGACGATGTCTATATCCCGCGCACCTTCGGCAATGCGTTGTTCGACCTGCCGGATATCGAGCGGATCGAAGTGCTGCGCGGGCCGCAGGGCACGCTGTACGGCCAGAACACCAGCGGCGGCGCGATCAAGATCGTCTCGCGCGATCCGGGCGGCAAGCTGACGGGCTCGATCTTCGCCGAATATGGCAATTTCAACAGTTTCCGCACCCAGGCCTATCTGGCCGCGCCGATCGTCGACGGATTGCTCTCGGGCAGCATCGCGGTCACCCATCGCCAGCGCGACGGATACACGTTCAACGCCAATACCGGCCGCTGGGTGGATTCGCTCAACACCGATCAGGTCCGTGCCAAGCTGAAGCTGACCCCTGCGCCGGGCTTCACCGCAGTGCTTTCGGCGGACGCGACCTTCGACGATTCCGACAATGCGCTGGGCATCCCGCTCAACTACGGCACGCCCGACCCCCGCCGCACCTATGCCAATACCGACACAAGGCTGAACCGCGACGGGCGCGGCCTCACGCTGCACCTGACCGGCGAGTTGAGCCCTGCAATCACGCTCAAGTCGATCACCGGCTATCGCACGGTGAAGGACGACCCCTCGCCCTGGGACTGGGACGGCACGCCCGAGGACCGGTTCGGCTGGTCGCAGACGCTGGAGAGCCGCCAGTTCAGCCAGGAATTCCAGCTGCTCGGCGATCACGGCCCGCTCACCTACACGCTGGGCGCGGTCTATCAGAACGAGAAGTTCGACTTCGATCGCTTCGCGTGGCGCTCATCCGCCTATTCGGAGATCGAGAGCCATCTCAAGGTGGAGAGCTGGGGCGTCTATGGCCAGTTCAACTACAACATCACCGACGCGCTGCGCGTCACCGCGGGCCTGCGTTACGGCAAGGAGAAGCAGAGCTTCACCAATCTGTCGTACCGCAACAATGCCAGCGGCGCGCGGACCAGCCTGATCTATTCGGTAAGCGGCCTGACCGACACGCAGGACGGGCTGACACCCAAGCTGGCGGTCGATTACACGTTCTCGCCGAACCTGATGGCCTATGCGAGCTTCACGCGCGGATCGAAGTCGGGCGGGTTCAATCGCGCCGCGGGCACCGCCCAAATCGCTTCGATCGCGGTGTCGCCGGAATCGGTCACCGCCTATGAGTTCGGACTGAAAGGCCGCACCGCCAATCGCGTGCTGCAGGGTAGCGTCTCGGCCTTCTACAACGACTTCAAGGATTATCAGGCGGGGATCACCAACCCGACGATCGGCGGCGTGCTGATCAACGGACAGGTGGTGGTGAACGCAGGCGCCGCACACACTTATGGCATCGAAGCCGAAGTGACATTCGCGCCGGTCGACGCGGTGCGCTGGTCGGCCTCGGGGGCCTGGCTGGAAACGCGGTTCGACTCCTTCGCCAATCCTACCGGCGCCGCCGCGTCGGACTTCACCGGCAACCGGCTCCCGCTGGCACCGCGCTTCACCCTGGGATCGCGGCTCGAAGTCACCGTGCCGCTCGGCATTCCCGGCGACGTCACCGCGACCGCCAATGTCGATTACAAGAGCGCCAATTTTCTCGACTCCGCCAACACCGCAGCGACGCAGCTGAAGGCGCAGGCCTATGTCGATCTGGGCCTCAGCTATCGCACCGCCGACAAGCATTGGACCTTCCAGCTGCTCGCCCGGAACCTGTTCGACAAGACCGAAATCGTGGGTCCGCACTTCCTGACCCCATCCATCGGCGTCGACGTCGTCGGCTACAGCCAGCCGCGCAGCGTCACTGTCTCCGCCCGCTTCGCTTTCTGA
- a CDS encoding oxidoreductase, translating to MAGEQVWFVTGASRGFGREIVGQALERGHRVVATARDPATLADLADERLLALPLDVTDAGQIGEAVTQAEAHFGAIDVLVNNAGYGYLAAVEEGEDDEIRALFDANVFGLAALIRAVLPGQRARGRGTIVNISSAGGFAGFPGSGYYAASKFAVEGLSESLAKELAPLGLRVLLVEPGPFRTDWAGSSLRQSPIHIDAYAPTAGVRRRTVHATSGTQAGCPARAAATIIDAVEDANPPFRLPLGESAAVTILRELESVAADIAPWLARARAADVPLLEEVPA from the coding sequence ATGGCGGGCGAACAGGTCTGGTTCGTCACCGGCGCGTCGCGCGGCTTCGGGCGCGAGATCGTCGGGCAGGCGCTGGAACGGGGCCATCGCGTGGTGGCGACGGCACGCGATCCGGCCACGCTGGCCGATCTCGCGGATGAGCGGCTGCTGGCCCTTCCCCTAGACGTGACCGATGCCGGCCAGATCGGCGAAGCGGTGACGCAGGCCGAAGCGCATTTCGGAGCGATCGACGTCCTCGTGAACAATGCCGGATACGGCTATCTCGCCGCGGTCGAGGAAGGCGAAGATGATGAAATCCGCGCGCTGTTCGACGCCAATGTCTTCGGACTCGCTGCGCTGATCCGGGCAGTACTGCCCGGACAGCGGGCGCGGGGCCGCGGGACGATCGTCAACATCTCGTCGGCCGGCGGTTTCGCGGGCTTTCCCGGCTCGGGCTATTATGCCGCGAGCAAGTTCGCAGTCGAAGGCCTGTCGGAATCGCTGGCCAAGGAACTCGCGCCGCTCGGCCTGCGCGTGCTGCTGGTCGAGCCCGGCCCCTTCCGCACCGACTGGGCGGGCAGTTCGCTGCGCCAGTCGCCGATCCATATCGACGCGTACGCTCCGACCGCAGGCGTCCGCCGCCGCACCGTTCATGCGACAAGCGGCACGCAGGCCGGCTGCCCGGCGCGCGCCGCCGCGACGATCATCGATGCGGTGGAGGACGCCAATCCACCCTTCCGCCTGCCGCTGGGCGAAAGCGCAGCCGTCACGATCCTGCGCGAACTGGAAAGCGTCGCGGCCGACATCGCCCCGTGGCTGGCACGCGCGCGCGCCGCCGATGTTCCCTTGCTCGAAGAGGTGCCTGCATGA
- a CDS encoding LysR substrate-binding domain-containing protein — MNEALPSLTALKVFASCARNRSFTRAADELGITPGAVTQHIRALELWAGTPLFRRTGRSVLLTTKAEAALPLLTEGFGQISQGAGLLRFEDEQAHVVNVVAPPTFAAKWLLTRLDGFRRDYPEFDVWVSVDAQGPRGGKAQSDVYIRYGLDAGDESIAEPLVHDEVVPVASPEFVERYGLGNGPTGLIAAPLLHYVSDKIDPSFPDWPAWFQAHGIASPLESTRGSRFDHPGLLIDQAVSGRGAALAKRILATPDIISGRLVQLFGDRTPVRSAYWISRPRGRTLRPPVQAFIDWIRTDVRTACPELH, encoded by the coding sequence ATGAATGAGGCTCTGCCCTCCCTCACGGCCCTGAAGGTCTTCGCCAGTTGCGCGCGCAACCGCAGCTTCACGCGCGCGGCCGACGAACTGGGGATCACGCCGGGCGCCGTCACCCAGCATATTCGCGCGCTCGAGCTCTGGGCGGGAACGCCGCTGTTCCGGCGCACCGGCCGGTCGGTGCTGCTCACCACCAAGGCCGAAGCTGCGCTACCGCTGCTGACGGAGGGCTTCGGACAGATCAGCCAAGGCGCTGGCCTGTTAAGGTTCGAGGACGAGCAGGCGCATGTCGTCAACGTCGTGGCGCCGCCGACCTTCGCGGCGAAATGGCTGCTGACCCGGCTCGACGGCTTTCGCCGCGATTATCCCGAGTTCGACGTATGGGTCTCGGTCGATGCGCAGGGGCCGCGCGGCGGGAAGGCCCAGTCGGACGTCTATATCCGCTACGGTCTCGACGCGGGTGACGAGAGCATCGCCGAGCCGCTGGTCCATGACGAAGTGGTGCCGGTCGCCTCGCCCGAGTTCGTCGAACGTTATGGCCTTGGCAACGGCCCGACCGGATTGATCGCGGCCCCCCTGCTCCATTATGTCAGCGACAAGATCGACCCGTCCTTCCCCGACTGGCCGGCATGGTTCCAGGCGCACGGCATCGCTTCGCCGCTGGAAAGCACGCGCGGATCGCGCTTCGACCACCCCGGGCTGCTGATCGATCAAGCGGTTTCGGGCCGCGGCGCGGCGCTGGCCAAGCGCATCCTCGCCACGCCCGACATCATCTCCGGCCGGCTGGTCCAGCTGTTCGGCGATCGCACCCCGGTGCGTTCGGCCTATTGGATCTCGCGCCCGCGCGGCCGCACGCTGCGTCCGCCGGTGCAGGCGTTCATCGACTGGATCCGCACCGACGTCCGCACCGCCTGCCCCGAACTACATTGA
- a CDS encoding dienelactone hydrolase family protein: MTTRTLTIKSDGDKTLTGYLSLPPSGRGPGLLLLQEIYGTNVDIRGLADLYASRGYVVLAPDVFFWRRATDTVFAYADRAIAVQALAEIGGGDQVADDIPATWAALKELPEVEGPVGILGFGFGAILGFAGTVGGVLDPDFGVAYFPARLALDRASGVSQPWVFHFPENDAVAEERLFAKTVNALKDREDAEIHFYPEIGHGFAIAGRPEFDAREAERAHARSFAFLDRVAPAAAREALAA, from the coding sequence ATGACCACGCGTACCCTCACCATCAAGTCCGACGGCGACAAGACGCTGACCGGCTATCTCTCGCTGCCGCCGTCCGGCCGCGGACCGGGCCTGCTGCTGCTGCAGGAAATCTACGGCACCAATGTCGATATTCGCGGGCTGGCGGACCTCTATGCGTCACGCGGCTATGTCGTGCTCGCGCCCGACGTGTTCTTCTGGCGCCGCGCGACCGACACCGTGTTCGCTTATGCCGATCGCGCGATCGCGGTGCAGGCGCTGGCCGAGATCGGCGGCGGCGATCAGGTGGCGGACGACATTCCCGCGACCTGGGCGGCGCTAAAGGAGCTTCCCGAAGTCGAAGGGCCGGTCGGCATTCTCGGCTTCGGCTTCGGCGCGATCCTGGGTTTTGCCGGCACGGTCGGCGGGGTGCTCGATCCCGATTTCGGCGTGGCCTATTTCCCCGCACGTCTCGCGCTCGACCGTGCGTCCGGCGTGTCGCAGCCCTGGGTCTTCCACTTCCCCGAAAACGACGCGGTGGCCGAGGAGCGGCTGTTCGCGAAGACGGTCAATGCGCTGAAGGACCGCGAAGACGCCGAGATCCATTTCTATCCCGAGATCGGCCACGGCTTCGCGATTGCCGGCCGTCCGGAATTCGACGCGCGCGAAGCCGAGCGTGCCCATGCCCGCAGCTTCGCCTTCCTCGATCGCGTCGCGCCGGCGGCCGCGCGCGAAGCATTGGCGGCCTGA
- a CDS encoding IclR family transcriptional regulator encodes MRGLDLIETIAQGSIGYVELARKLGLNKATTHRLASALVERGYLSVTPRIGYRLGPKLLELGFVAQSQVDLIQIARPHLEALSDATEDTVRLGVLDQQRVVYIEVVPGRRRITIASRPGDSQPLTSTSVGKALMLDEDEGEWRARLADDLAAGRPVVDPAQWLDQMRGFARTGYAFGMGENEDNIRGVAAPVRDASGRIAAAVSVTSPAQYMDDARMIDVSRDVCATAAAIGRELGFS; translated from the coding sequence ATGCGCGGTCTCGATCTGATCGAGACCATCGCACAGGGGTCGATCGGCTATGTCGAGCTTGCCCGGAAGCTCGGCCTCAACAAGGCCACCACACACCGGCTGGCCAGCGCGCTGGTCGAACGCGGCTATCTGTCGGTCACGCCGCGCATCGGCTACCGGCTTGGTCCCAAGCTGCTCGAACTCGGCTTCGTCGCCCAGTCGCAGGTCGATCTGATCCAGATCGCCCGTCCGCATCTGGAGGCCCTGTCCGACGCGACCGAGGACACGGTGCGTCTCGGCGTGCTCGACCAGCAGCGGGTGGTCTATATCGAAGTCGTCCCCGGCCGCCGCCGCATCACCATCGCGAGCCGCCCGGGCGATTCCCAGCCGCTGACATCGACCAGCGTGGGCAAGGCGCTGATGCTCGATGAGGACGAAGGCGAATGGCGCGCGCGGCTGGCCGACGATCTGGCGGCGGGCAGGCCGGTGGTCGATCCGGCTCAGTGGCTCGATCAGATGCGCGGTTTTGCCCGTACCGGCTACGCCTTCGGCATGGGCGAGAATGAGGATAATATCCGCGGCGTCGCCGCCCCGGTCCGAGACGCATCCGGCCGGATCGCCGCCGCGGTAAGCGTGACCAGCCCCGCCCAGTATATGGACGATGCACGCATGATCGACGTGTCGCGCGACGTGTGCGCCACGGCCGCCGCCATCGGCCGCGAACTGGGGTTTTCCTGA